The Symphalangus syndactylus isolate Jambi chromosome 11, NHGRI_mSymSyn1-v2.1_pri, whole genome shotgun sequence genome contains a region encoding:
- the LOC129457810 gene encoding beta-defensin 105A, with product MALIRKTFYFLFAVFFILVQLPSGCQAGLDFSQPFPSGEFAVFESCKFSQGKCRKECLENEKPGGNCRLNFLCCRQSI from the exons ATGGCCCTGATCaggaagacattttattttctatttgctgTGTTCTTCATTTTGGTTCAACTGCCATCAG gGTGCCAGGCAGGACTTGATTTTTCCCAACCATTTCCCTCGG GTGAGTTTGCCGTCTTTGAGTCGTGCAAGTTCAGTCAGGGAAAATGCAGGAAGGAGTGCTTGGAGAATGAGAAGCCCGGTGGAAATTGCAGGCTGAACTTTCTCTGCTGCAGACAGAGTATCTGA